One Perognathus longimembris pacificus isolate PPM17 chromosome 13, ASM2315922v1, whole genome shotgun sequence genomic window, ataaaactttgaaattactagTGGAATTTCTAGGGGAATATTTTCACAGTATAGGCATAGAAATTCACTCTGAATAATCCAGGAAACAAGGGCAATGATTCATGAATGGAATTGCAACAAATTGCAAAACTTCTGGAGAGGAAACAAGTACTACAGTGTAAGGATAGCCTGTAGAGGGGGAGAAAATTAGGCAGGGTACTTATCTGACAAGAAATAAGCATATAGAAAtgtaaagaacaaaaagacaaaaattaagcaccaaagaaCAAATAACTCAATAATTATGAGCAAATGAATAGAGCAGACAGTTCGGCAAAGAACAATAAACCtaattatgaatattttattttttcaaatttaaataaaGATAACGAAAATTATACTCTCAAAATTGTGAATAATTATGCAGATAATTGTGAATAATTATGCAGATAATTGTGAATAATTATAAAGGATTTTTAGTTGTTAACATTCAAAGGTTTTTTTCACTAATTTGTCTGGGGAActgatatgtatttatttattttttttcacacatATTGATCTAAGGTAGTAGTTGCTTAGATTTTCAAATAACACAAAACCCAAGAAGCATGACTTTATTAAAAGGAAAAGTACCCATACCTGAAAACCCAGGATCCTTTTATTTTCTATGGTTTAATAAAAGGACTGTTACTATTACTTGAGGGAAATATTCATTAATGTAGACCAAATATTAGTATTAGAAATGTTTtactattatataaaatatatcacatGACTGGAATAAAGGTAATATTAAATTTTTGGTGGGACAAATATGTTTTCAGGATGGGAATATGAGGCAGTCTCTTGCTGGGGTAGCCAGCTTCACCACCAAGCCTTTGATAAAGATTTTATTGATTCGACTAATGTAGcttgatatgtatatatttctgtgtatatatgtatagattaCATTTATAGTGAGTGACACATATCAAATTATAAACGCATCGCTTATGCTTCTGTTATACGTTAACAAAGGTATTCAAAAGCTGTCAAATGGTCAAACAAATTATGGgaatatttaatgaaataaaacaataactgATTATCAACAGGCATATTCTACAATACATATCAAAATTTACAGTCATCAATGTAGTAGAAATAATAACTAGAGTGAAATGAATATTTCCGAAGCATATGAGAATTGTTTGTGAATATATAGGCAAACATTAACTATCATTTTCTTGTACTTTATGCAAAATACAAATGAACGCTTACATTATAGGTTCAAGCACTTTTAAATTTGggggttaaaaaaaatgtacctcTAATAATCCAACTACACCATAAAGGATACAGGATCCTAGCAGGACCAGTATGACTGAAGCATGGAGATTGTCTATAAATATATGGAATGCTTCATTGCTTCTATACTAAATGGCTAAAACGTTTACATATAGAAgatgaatatattttcaaaaatgaaactCAGCTCACCAAGAAGCCACATCTCCTCAGTAGCAGAAAAATGAAGGTTCAGAAAAAAAGTGCTTGGATGTTAAGGGTAGCCCAGCATGCATCCCTCAACATGACTTCGTCATGGACACAAGGAATCTACACTTAGGGTATTTCCAGGTTTTCAGGTTCAGTACTATGCTTCCTACTGTGGATCCTAATATTAAAAAAGTGTGATTTTTCCTCTGTAGGCTAAGTGACAAATTTAGAAACAAGACACTAAACATTCCTTCATCTCTCTGGAAAAACAAGACTTGAATATGAGCGATTAGGGTCGGTGGttgatggtgttttgttttgtttgtttgggtttttgtttgttctaaCCTTCTGGAAGGCTTTGGGCTTGTGATTCCCCAAGGACTGAGGTTCAGCTGGTTCAGCATGTCCTTGTGACCTTGAGCCAGTAACACATGCACTGTCTTAGATAACTCTGCGTGTTGCCTGGAGGCTGGGTTCACATACACAGCTCTGTGAGGGCATCCTTGACCAGACACCACCCTTTAAAAGGGGCATAGTTagggatgaaaagaaaagaaaagaaatgaggtaCTAGCACTGCTGGACAGTGTGCTATGATGCATtgtgctgctgctcctgctgctgctgttacTCCCAATGAGAAGTCTTTGGCTAGAGAGAGCTTTACATGAGTGTGATCTCTGTCCCCACCTTCTCTGACATCTTTCTGTTAGCCACCTGAATCAGAGGAGAGCATGTGAAGAACATCATGCCTAACCAAATACTCTTGACTTTTGAGGcttcaggaaaggaaacaaagtagGAGGTTATTCAGAACAGCATTGTTGTTTGTGAAGGAAACTGGTGAGACATTCTACTTCAATGTCTTCCCTTTGGTTCCTGCCTGTTCATAATTTAATTTCCTACTTTCTTGCCTACTGTTACTTCCTGCCTTAAATTATACCAGGATACTCAATTTCTGCTTAGGTGAGTGGAGCAAGTTTACTGCTTTCCTTTGTATCATTAAACTTTATAAGACACCATATTACctttaaaattaaacttaagCCTTAGAGGCAAAAACATACACTCAAAATAGAGCATGACTTATTTTGAAACAGTTGTGTTATCTGCAAATGCCGGCTGCAAATTACTCTGCTATCCTTTCCTGGATTTGCAGGTTTATTAAATTCACGAGAATGAGAATTGGACAATTTTACTCATTTTGATTTTTGAGCAGCTTTTAATTCCTACTCATACACActatttttatatgtaaggctATGTTACTCTTGTCTCTAAATACACTGATTTTATTGTTCTTTAACAGAAATTAATTGTTTGCTTCATTGAACATTCTTCTATTTGTCCACCTTAAACATATTAACGTACATAGAGTATGATGTACAGTATTTAAAAGGTGATTTGCATTTTTGGCATTCAGAAATATCACTGTAATTGTTAAAGAATTATAAGAATTATGAAACAAACATCATCCTATTTACAAGAATCTGATGTGGTATTTCACTGTTATTCACAATTTGACCATTGAAAGAAGTTAGGTTACATAGATTACGAACCAGTCTTATGACATGTAACATCGCTTGAACCATTTTCTCTGACTTTTGCAATATAGTTTTCAAGATATATTCCTGTCTAGTCACTTACTTGATAAATAAACATAAAGGAGAATGCTAGGGAGTCTTCTTAATAATATTGATTGGACTTATGCTTTAGAAACTCCACCATGTGATGCTGTAGTTCAAAACACTTGAATTACTTTtcttcataaaagaaatgtatggaAACTATACAATATCCAAGAATATATGAGTTTATTTCCTCCTTCCATGAGATGATAAATGTTTCTGTTATTTCATTTGTTCAGTAAAATACCTGCCAATGATGATTTTATATGTTAGgttattattctccattctaaAGTCAATTGTGGTATCATCCTTCATCTTTCTCATTTAAAAGAAATCAGCTAACTCACCCCAATGGAAAGAGAGTAATTGACACACAATGTTCTACTGGGGTTGGGCATTGTCTTGGGATATTGTCCCACTTGTCACGAACTGGAAGATAAATACTTCTCCCTTGTAAAACTCATTTCTAAAGCCCAGAGAGAAATGTTGGTAATCTATTGTGCAAAGTAAGACCTGTAAATCAAATTTTAGATGGTCTTAAGGTAAGTGAGGAATTCTTTGATGAAAAATAATATCTATTTGTGAATGTTATAGGATGATGGACTGACTTTGCATATACTCTGTCTTCGATGAAGCCGCTTGATTTTTCTCAGTTTGTGTATGCCTGTGGGATGGGCAACAACACATGGACTGAAAAGGGTATTGTAATAAACTTGACTTCTTTATGACAATTACAAAACAAATCATTGACAATTTTTTCAACTTATTTCTATGAGCAAAAACTTTATTATCTCTATATGCATCTACAACATAATAACGTTATTGAAAGATGGTACAATATCTTAGAACAAACTTCATTCTTTGTTaattaaacaaagaaatgtacGCATAGAATAGTTCTGTGGCTTCTAGAAGGCTTGGCATCGAGTCTAGATTTGAACATAAATTTGTCTAAATCCAGATTCTGTGAGCTTTACTAATACATTCATCATGATAAATATTACTATGTCAATTGCATACATTCCTTTGATTCTCTGCAGTATAACAAGTGTTAATTCTAAAACTTGTGTAAGCATGTATGTTCTTCCATGAAAATGGTAACTAAGAACTCATTCAGAagaagttatttttcaagtaacatTTCCATGAGAACATATTAGCCTTCATTCAGTTGAGTTGATTTCAGTGATCTTAAATCTCAGTATGGGCTAAATTCTACAATGAAGTTACCCTGAGTCATGTAGTCTTTTTTTCAACAGTCAAATGCAGAAATAACCTTAACAATTTATACTTTTTATGTGGACTGTTAGGAGAAATAATTGGCTTTGATACTACAAATGGGAAATTTAGAAAAGACTCATTAAAATAGATTGCCAAGTATTACTtgttgggtgattttttttctactttgtggTTATATTGGGGTTTTAAAATCTATTATTAGAGCTACAACTCAACATGTTTTCCTCCAGTAATTTTTCAGATAATatcactttctctttttgtgccCCATTGGGCCTCTTACCTCCTCCTCCCATATAGACTGAACactttatttgtaattttctgttCCCTTGTCTGTGTTTTCTAATGAGAATTATGAAATGTGCCATAAACATATCATATATTAACAGTTTCTAGGAATAATCCTTAAAGAATCATAAAAGTTCTCTTAGACATTATAGagagtctgtgaatactgtatcaCAGTTACCTTATACAACAATTCTGTATCATAACCAAGGTAAAATTTAATAGAGCGGACACCATTGTATTCATAAAGAAATACTGATATGAACACAAAACATTACAATATGAATCAGAAGTTAAAACTATGTTTTAGACatttaattacatttttccaTATCTATGAAATTATGTTTGTAACAAAAGCATAACATCTTCAAAGCAGACAAGTCTGAAGGTTCAGAGTgcattgttattttcaaaatcaaaagGCTTGTACTAATCGTGTCATCCCATTGAATATAATCTCTTGAAGTTAGTGACAGGACgtcctgaagtgtgtgtgtgtgtatgtgtgtgttgtttatctttccaacttattttttcactcaaatgtatttttatttaattctagtAATATATGTTAGGAGACAGTTCAAAcagggtcccagtggctcatacctgcaatcctgactactatggaggctgagctctgaggagctgGGCTCAAAGCCAGAGTAggcaaggaagtctatgagactcttgtctccaattaaccaccaaaaagcccttttcaactttttaaattcTGAACTTTTACTTATTTCTAGTTGGTTAAATTCTCAATAAATGCTTTTTATTTAGGCTTGCCCTATAGATATCATCTTTGTTTGTTGAgtgttggataaatgcccaagagtggaattgctgtgtCACAGGTTCTccttgtttagtcttttgaggatcatccatactgttttccagagtggttgaacaagtttacattcccaagaaCAGGGTTGtggtattcccttttggccatatcacATCCAGCAtccattattgttagtttttttgatggTGGCCAGTCTTACTGAGATGAGGtaaaatctcaatgttgctttgatttacattttttatggccatttcttcatatgtataCTGGCCATTCTTCTgctgagaagtttctctttaagtctttagcgcTTTTATTAAAATTGGCTTGTTatttctttgagagtttatttggcagtggtaatttttttgtgtgttttaggtatattttaggtatgaggcccttgtctgaatAAAATCTTTACCCATTGCCTTGGTATTGTTTACCTTGCTagatatgttctttgccatgctgAAACACTTCAGTCTCATGCAATCTCATTTATCTAGTCTTCATTTGATTTCTTGTGATTCTATGTCTTAGTACTTTCATAATGTCTGGCCTTACACCGAGGACTTTGATTCATTCTTGAATTGATTCTGGTggagggtgatacataaggatttATCTTGGTTCAGTTTTCTGCCTGTGGATAGCCAATGTTGCCAGCACCATTAGTCTACGAGCAATACCATgtacattgcagcattgtttaccatatccAAGGTATGTAATAAAACCAGATGCTACTCAATGGACCAATGATCATGAAACATGCtatatatacacaagggaattctacTAATCAATCACaaattgtaccattcataaagaaatggaaaggtttggaaaaaattgtattaaagaAGTAAgtcaaacccaaagaaatataggttgcatgctttccctcatttgtggtaactagaatgtgccagTAAATCTACAAGCAAATATAGTGGATGGTGGGGAAAAATTATGTTGTGGAATGATATTATAAACATCTCTAGGCATTCCCACATAGTGAgactaaagaaaaatattcttgtgAGAGGATagaaaaggctcaatagctatgtgaatatgatcattaaaataatatgtaccaaaatgagctccaagaaatggaagaaagaggctcttaatttcttttttgctttttcttaattCTTCTCCTTTTGATATTCatatatctgtctttgggaggtaaTGTGGCcaaagaaatggtggaacaaaaacttaagaaatgtaaaagtaatattcactagacactatgttgaaaatgaactatacagtttGTGGGTATGGATGGGAGGAAAAATCTGAGCAcgacaaaggaaggggtgacattattcaaatagaaatatatttattacctggcttacataaatgtaacccctctgcaaaTTACTTTCACAATAACAATACCAATAATTAAAGCCCCTAAATCTCAACAatactaagaaaaaataaataaatcatattttctcatttgaaaaaaatcattttgtgtcCAGTTGACTTCCTACAAGGTAAAGTCATTCTTTCCATGCAGCATACTCAATCCCTAAGaattatctttataataataataataatccttaATTTTCCCTTTATAATAATCCGTAATTATCTTTAGAAAATGTGCTGAATTGCTGGGAACtaaggactcacacctgtaatcttagctcctcagcaggctgaggtctgaggatcatagttccaagacagcccaggcaagaatgatGGTATGACTCAAGTGTTCCCATACTAATCTTACTGGATAAGGGTAAGGAAGAGTGCACAGACCTTGAGCTCAagtccccaaactcaaacatgcaaacacacacatacaggcatatacatgcacacacacacacacacacacacacacacacacacacacacacatttgtcaaCTGcataaccaaaaaagaaaaggaactgtaACATATTGAGTATTCATCCATCTTCTTGTAATGTTAACACTTTTAAGTTGGTACCATCAAGAGACAAAAGTattacagaaaaggaagaatCCTTGTCAGTGGtccaataaacaaaaataaaaattatgtttgtctgttacttttgttttgttggacatggggcttgagaaatcactttttttaaagaaggataaTTCAATCTCTGTGCTCAGCTTTTAGTAACTGATTCTTTAAATCTAGTCACCAACTACATTATTATCATGTGTTATATGTAGTTGGTCCCTccacaaacaaaatatattttaaaaaaatgtattgggaAAGTGGTTTACAAATGGGTCATACTTACATCAaataggtaatgaatacatttctatttgaatctccccttcctcattttctcctagttttccaCTTTCCCCaatttgcatagttcatttccaatatagtgtctagtgagtatcactgctgaattgatcCAAATATGCTTCTGCCGATAGAGAATATATGTAAGTGTgagtatattttacattttttctcaATTATCCATTAGAAGAACAAATGTGATTTAAGGATTGTAATAGTAGAATTTCATTTCTATAGCTCACTGTCATTTTTCTTATTCTATCAGGTCCCCTCTCCAAAGGCAATTTTTCACCTCTCATATAAAATGCAAAGCCATCAAAAAATAACATATACTAAATAATGTTTTCTCTGAAACAAACAGTAAGTTTGTTTTCCTTAaacgaaaaagccaagcaaaattaCATCACACGAATTGCCACATCCATGACATTTTAACCATGTATTTTCTTCCtcaaaaggcagaagaaagattGTTTTCCAGTCATCAATCAAGTCCATTCACATTGTCTGATTTAATTTACATCcaatgagaaagagaagaaaactacGAAGATGTCAGGGCAAAACTACTCCAGGCCTACCGAGTTCCTATTTGTTGGCTTCACAGATTCTCTCCCTCTCAGAGTCACGCTGTTCTTCATATTCCTCACCGTCTACTCTTTAACTGTGGTGGGAAACATGGGCTTAATCATTCTAGTGAATACAGTTTCAAGCCTACAAACCCCTATGTATTACTTCCTTGGCAACTTGTCTTTCCTAGACATCAGTTACTCCACAGCAATCGCCCCCAAAATGCTGGCCAACTTCTTGGCTTCCAGAAGGAGCATCTCTTTCTATGGCTGCGTGGTACAGATGCTTTTCTTCGCTTGCTTTGCAGACGCCGAGTGCCTCATCCTGGCCGCGATGGCCTATGACCGGTACGCGGCCATCTGCAGCCCCCTGCTCTACTCCAAGCTGGTGTCTCGCCATGTCTGCCTGGGCCTCATTGTACTGGCGTACTTCTGTGGCAGTGTCACTTCGCTGGTGCATGTCTCGCTCACCTTTCGGCTTCCCTTCTGTGCTTCCAACGTGGTCAATCATTTTTTCTGTGACATCCCTCCCCTCCTGGCTCTGGCCTGCTCAGACACCCACCTCAATGAGCTGCTGCTCTTTGCTTTATGCGGCACCATCCAGATCAGCACTTTCGTAGTCATATTCATCTCCTATGTCCGCATCTTT contains:
- the LOC125362720 gene encoding olfactory receptor 5AS1-like; the protein is MSGQNYSRPTEFLFVGFTDSLPLRVTLFFIFLTVYSLTVVGNMGLIILVNTVSSLQTPMYYFLGNLSFLDISYSTAIAPKMLANFLASRRSISFYGCVVQMLFFACFADAECLILAAMAYDRYAAICSPLLYSKLVSRHVCLGLIVLAYFCGSVTSLVHVSLTFRLPFCASNVVNHFFCDIPPLLALACSDTHLNELLLFALCGTIQISTFVVIFISYVRIFLTVLSIKSSGGRSKTFSTCASHLTAVTLFYGTLLFMYLRPTTSYAPDSDKVVAVFYTVVFPMFNPVIYSFRNRDVKNALKRLYEKKWIFK